The following proteins are encoded in a genomic region of Gossypium hirsutum isolate 1008001.06 chromosome D05, Gossypium_hirsutum_v2.1, whole genome shotgun sequence:
- the LOC107906762 gene encoding protein ACTIVITY OF BC1 COMPLEX KINASE 1, chloroplastic isoform X1, with translation MMNLIHSNCINRSQISSSPVSIHGVPLPRRNKKKHSAVRVSNFAASSTEVVADNGRRSLTAPVDSKSRALTSGMSSSALEQLDIERGVCIPFRKYSPETVRNKVLESRGAVASLILRGVKIVWKLGLYWSSLMYDCLVGRDKEVVPFRARQLRNLLCDLGPSFIKAGQVLANRPDIIREDYMNELCILQDDVPPFPNQVAFKIIEEELGQPLEALFSKISSRTIAAASLGQVYRATLRSSGEDVAIKVQRPQIEPIIYRDLFLFRTLASFLNGISIQKLGCNAELIVDEFGEKLLEELDYTLEARNIEDFLENFKGDPTVKIPLVYKNLSGSRVLVMEWIDGIRCTDPQAIKNAGIDVNGFLTVGVSAALRQLLEFGLFHGDPHPGNIFAMRDGRIAYVDFGNVAVLSQQNKQILIDAVVHAVNEDYAEMANDFTRLGFLASGTDVSPIIPALEAIWQNSAGKGLSDFNFRSVTGQFNKLVYNYPIRIPERFSLVIRSLLTQEGICFTLKPDFKFLEVAYPYVAKRLLTDPNPALRERLIQVLFKDGVFQWKRLENLIVLAKENVAKMSSNPAIQLKNGPISRSWQTVSKLDLTDTIKDGARLVLFDEGIRRQLLLALTEDSKLHVEELVDVYKLVEDDINIPAVAMEVVQDFPNVVRDFLLSWSNSVLSDR, from the exons ATGATGAACTTGATTCACTCCAATTGCATAAACAGATCTCAAATCTCATCTTCACCAGTCTCTATCCATGGCGTCCCACTGCCACGAAGAAACAAGAAGAAACACTCAGCGGTCAGAGTTTCTAATTTTGCCGCCTCATCAACTGAAGTTGTCGCTGATAATGGAAGGCGGAGTTTAACGGCTCCCGTCGACTCCAAGAGCAGGGCGTTAACTTCGGGGATGTCTAGCAGTGCTCTGGAACAACTTGATATTGAACGCGGTGTTTGCATCCCTTTTCGCAAGTACTCCCCTGAGACA GTCAGAAATAAGGTACTGGAATCTCGAGGGGCGGTTGCATCACTAATTTTACGTGGTGTGAAGATTGTGTGGAAATTGGGGCTGTATTGGTCTTCTTTGATGTACGATTGTCTGGTCGGGAGGGATAAAGAGGTCGTTCCATTTCGAGCTCGCCAACTCAGGAATCTATTATGTGACCTGGGACCATCTTTTATCAAAGCTGGCCAG GTTCTTGCTAACAGACCTGATATTATCAGAGAAGATTATATGAACGAACTGTGCATTCTTCAAGATGATGTTCCTCCTTTCCCCAATCAG GTTGCTTTTAAGATCATTGAGGAAGAATTGGGCCAACCCCTTGAAGCTTTATTTAGCAAAATTTCGTCGCGAACAATAGCAGCTGCAAGCTTGGGTCAGGTTTATCGTGCAACACTTCGTTCTTCGGGTGAAGATGTTGCAATTAAG GTCCAGAGGCCTCAGATAGAACCTATAATCTATCGTGATCTTTTTCTATTCCGAACACTTGCCTCCTTCTTAAATGGAATTAGTATACAAAAACTGGGCTGCAATGCTGAACTAATAGTTGATGAATTCGGTGAAAAACTTTTGGAGGAGCTTGATTATACCTTG GAAGCCAGGAACATTGAAGACTTCCTTGAGAACTTCAAAGGTGATCCTACTGTCAAAATTCCTCTGGTTTACAAAAATCTTTCTGGCTCACGTGTTTTGGTGATGGAATGGATAGATGGCATTCGATGCACTGACCCACAG GCTATTAAGAATGCTGGAATTGATGTAAATGGATTTCTAACTGTTGGAGTAAGTGCTGCTCTTCGCCAGTTGCTTGAATTTGGGTTATTTCATGGAGATCCCCACCCTGGAAATATATTTGCCATGCGAGATGGACGTATTGCTTATGTGGACTTTGGGAATGTGGCTGTACTTAGTCAG CAAAATAAGCAGATACTAATTGATGCTGTTGTCCATGCTGTAAATGAGGACTATGCTGAGATGGCCAATGATTTTACCAGGCTTGGTTTCTTGGCTAGCGGAACTGATGTCTCTCCTATTATTCCGGCTTTAGAAGCCATCTGGCAGAATTCTGCTGGAAAAGGGCTCTCTGATTTTAATTTCCGAAGTGTTACtg GGCAATTCAATAAACTGGTTTATAATTATCCCATTCGGATTCCAGAGAGGTTTTCCCTTGTTATTCGTTCTTTGTTGACTCAAGAGGGCATCTGTTTTACACTCAAGCCAGATTTCAAATTTCTTGAG GTTGCCTATCCATATGTGGCAAAGCGCTTGCTGACAGATCCTAATCCAGCTCTTCGTGAACGCCTCATACAG GTTCTTTTTAAAGATGGTGTTTTCCAGTGGAAACGGCTTGAAAATCTTATTGTTCTTGCAAAGGAAAATGTGGCCAAAATGAGTAGTAACCCTGCAATTCAACTGAAGAACGG gcCAATTTCAAGAAGCTGGCAAACAGTAAGCAAATTGGACTTGACAGACACCATTAAAGATGGAGCTCGACTTGTCCTCTTTGATGAAGGTATTCGTAGACAGCTTCTGCTTGCTCTTACTGAAGACTCTAAGCTCCATGTTGAAGAG CTGGTGGATGTCTATAAACTGGTTGAAGATGACATAAACATACCAGCGGTGGCTATGGAAGTTGTACAAG ATTTTCCAAATGTGGTTCGGGATTTCTTGCTTTCCTGGAGCAACTCGGTTCTATCTGATAGATGA
- the LOC107906762 gene encoding protein ACTIVITY OF BC1 COMPLEX KINASE 1, chloroplastic isoform X2, with amino-acid sequence MYDCLVGRDKEVVPFRARQLRNLLCDLGPSFIKAGQVLANRPDIIREDYMNELCILQDDVPPFPNQVAFKIIEEELGQPLEALFSKISSRTIAAASLGQVYRATLRSSGEDVAIKVQRPQIEPIIYRDLFLFRTLASFLNGISIQKLGCNAELIVDEFGEKLLEELDYTLEARNIEDFLENFKGDPTVKIPLVYKNLSGSRVLVMEWIDGIRCTDPQAIKNAGIDVNGFLTVGVSAALRQLLEFGLFHGDPHPGNIFAMRDGRIAYVDFGNVAVLSQQNKQILIDAVVHAVNEDYAEMANDFTRLGFLASGTDVSPIIPALEAIWQNSAGKGLSDFNFRSVTGQFNKLVYNYPIRIPERFSLVIRSLLTQEGICFTLKPDFKFLEVAYPYVAKRLLTDPNPALRERLIQVLFKDGVFQWKRLENLIVLAKENVAKMSSNPAIQLKNGPISRSWQTVSKLDLTDTIKDGARLVLFDEGIRRQLLLALTEDSKLHVEELVDVYKLVEDDINIPAVAMEVVQDFPNVVRDFLLSWSNSVLSDR; translated from the exons ATGTACGATTGTCTGGTCGGGAGGGATAAAGAGGTCGTTCCATTTCGAGCTCGCCAACTCAGGAATCTATTATGTGACCTGGGACCATCTTTTATCAAAGCTGGCCAG GTTCTTGCTAACAGACCTGATATTATCAGAGAAGATTATATGAACGAACTGTGCATTCTTCAAGATGATGTTCCTCCTTTCCCCAATCAG GTTGCTTTTAAGATCATTGAGGAAGAATTGGGCCAACCCCTTGAAGCTTTATTTAGCAAAATTTCGTCGCGAACAATAGCAGCTGCAAGCTTGGGTCAGGTTTATCGTGCAACACTTCGTTCTTCGGGTGAAGATGTTGCAATTAAG GTCCAGAGGCCTCAGATAGAACCTATAATCTATCGTGATCTTTTTCTATTCCGAACACTTGCCTCCTTCTTAAATGGAATTAGTATACAAAAACTGGGCTGCAATGCTGAACTAATAGTTGATGAATTCGGTGAAAAACTTTTGGAGGAGCTTGATTATACCTTG GAAGCCAGGAACATTGAAGACTTCCTTGAGAACTTCAAAGGTGATCCTACTGTCAAAATTCCTCTGGTTTACAAAAATCTTTCTGGCTCACGTGTTTTGGTGATGGAATGGATAGATGGCATTCGATGCACTGACCCACAG GCTATTAAGAATGCTGGAATTGATGTAAATGGATTTCTAACTGTTGGAGTAAGTGCTGCTCTTCGCCAGTTGCTTGAATTTGGGTTATTTCATGGAGATCCCCACCCTGGAAATATATTTGCCATGCGAGATGGACGTATTGCTTATGTGGACTTTGGGAATGTGGCTGTACTTAGTCAG CAAAATAAGCAGATACTAATTGATGCTGTTGTCCATGCTGTAAATGAGGACTATGCTGAGATGGCCAATGATTTTACCAGGCTTGGTTTCTTGGCTAGCGGAACTGATGTCTCTCCTATTATTCCGGCTTTAGAAGCCATCTGGCAGAATTCTGCTGGAAAAGGGCTCTCTGATTTTAATTTCCGAAGTGTTACtg GGCAATTCAATAAACTGGTTTATAATTATCCCATTCGGATTCCAGAGAGGTTTTCCCTTGTTATTCGTTCTTTGTTGACTCAAGAGGGCATCTGTTTTACACTCAAGCCAGATTTCAAATTTCTTGAG GTTGCCTATCCATATGTGGCAAAGCGCTTGCTGACAGATCCTAATCCAGCTCTTCGTGAACGCCTCATACAG GTTCTTTTTAAAGATGGTGTTTTCCAGTGGAAACGGCTTGAAAATCTTATTGTTCTTGCAAAGGAAAATGTGGCCAAAATGAGTAGTAACCCTGCAATTCAACTGAAGAACGG gcCAATTTCAAGAAGCTGGCAAACAGTAAGCAAATTGGACTTGACAGACACCATTAAAGATGGAGCTCGACTTGTCCTCTTTGATGAAGGTATTCGTAGACAGCTTCTGCTTGCTCTTACTGAAGACTCTAAGCTCCATGTTGAAGAG CTGGTGGATGTCTATAAACTGGTTGAAGATGACATAAACATACCAGCGGTGGCTATGGAAGTTGTACAAG ATTTTCCAAATGTGGTTCGGGATTTCTTGCTTTCCTGGAGCAACTCGGTTCTATCTGATAGATGA